A genomic window from Cloacibacillus evryensis DSM 19522 includes:
- a CDS encoding cupin domain-containing protein, whose translation MSEEKNYGSIYDLPLQNASALAPEIEKRTIYGPENCWGDYVMRHFILPAHKGIPAHEHEWDHLMFTLSGDGVVEVEEEPGKRVPYLMKTGYWTRVPGGLVHEYKNDADVPLEFFCIVPTRGDPHAKKFSMREERAQRKACEGKA comes from the coding sequence ATGAGCGAAGAGAAAAACTATGGTTCGATATACGACCTGCCGCTGCAGAACGCCTCCGCGCTCGCACCGGAGATAGAGAAGAGGACGATATACGGCCCGGAGAACTGTTGGGGCGATTACGTCATGCGCCATTTCATCCTGCCGGCGCATAAAGGCATCCCCGCGCACGAGCATGAGTGGGATCACCTGATGTTTACGCTCTCCGGCGACGGCGTCGTCGAGGTCGAGGAGGAACCGGGCAAAAGGGTCCCTTACCTCATGAAGACGGGCTATTGGACGCGCGTTCCCGGCGGCCTCGTCCATGAATATAAAAACGACGCAGACGTGCCGCTTGAGTTTTTCTGCATCGTGCCGACCCGCGGCGACCCGCACGCGAAGAAGTTCTCGATGCGCGAGGAGCGGGCCCAGCGCAAGGCCTGCGAAGGCAAAGCCTAA